The following DNA comes from Ricinus communis isolate WT05 ecotype wild-type chromosome 10, ASM1957865v1, whole genome shotgun sequence.
GTGTATTTAACCAGAAAATCGATTATCTACTCAGGTGGCAAAGTGTAGATTTCATATTCTATGTCCAGTAATAACTTAATTATAGCTATATCAATCGCAGAAATAGATAccgaaataaaattttcaaaagattttacatttagttccttaaaaaaaaggtgctgttgttattattaaagaaaagaaagaagacataAATTATTACACCAAGACCTCACACCAAGTCACCAAGTTTAACATTAAAGCACACACAGTACATCTCTCAAAAACAGAACAATACAAAAATggattctttaattttaattaatttctagtAAATTCTTGAATCAATATTTTGGCCTGAGAATGGCACCTTTAACAATAAGTCCATTTTTCCAGTGTCCTCCATGCTCAAAAACATCAAAGCATACTTCCCCTTTATCTCCTTTCTTTGTTAAGAAGTTGCCTACGTTGAGCTCTATCCATTGACCTACTGGCTTCTGAAGCAAAACAACTTGCCTTTCACGAACTTCTCCATTTGGAAGTGACAGTTTCAGGGTTATGGGAAGTTCCCAGCCTGATGCTCCTTTGGTCAACTTCACTACATAAATAACCTCATAGGCAGTTCCTGGTGACAGATCAGCCATGTTGAATTTCCCTCTTACGTCTAGCCAACACACATGACTTAATTTGGCTACTTCTATGTTCTCTTCCCTGCAAGGtgaaacataaaatatttcatgtcataaagaaattcaagcaaaattattaaagttCGCCAAATGTttggattttcttttgatCACAAGAGAATGATTTAGAATGCATGTCTTTGTACTGCAAAAAGATTGAAATCCAGGATTACAGATTCCACATGTATGCTGCATGAGCTGGTGAAGATACTTTTTGGATTGGAATCCACCATTTGAAAATATTGTAACAAAAGGGAAATTGAAAAGAGAAATTCTCACCCAGTTTCCTTGAAACAATTCCAAGACCAGTATTCATGACCACCCCAAGTGATGTAGAGTGATCTTGGAAACAACATGAAGCAGTCATGGCCAGACTTTCTGTCAACCCATTTCATCTGCATATACGTATATGCAAAGtaaaggagaaagaaagttcATTAGGTCtttatatttactatcaacaataaatcaataaatagaTTTACTGACAGCAATATATACAGTAACATCCGAAAACAGAATATCAAGAATTTACCTTTCTCTTGTTCTCTAGAAAGACTCGAGAGTCGTCTTCTTTTTTAAGTATCATGGTGTTGTACTTCCAGATTCTCTAAATGAAATTATTGTACAGACCTCTGTCCTTCTACTCTATCTAGTAAGagtatgtatgtatatatatatatatatatagcaattCAAATGGAATCCATTGAAGGAGTACTTTCCTGTATATTGGACTGGAAAGAAGAATGAGAAGATAAAATTTGACGAGGCTTGGTAAAACAAAGAATGAGCGTTTCtctttctagaatcaatttgttGACCAAGTCTAATAAGGATCTGCTCTAATTAATGTTAGCTCCACCTAAGTCAATAAGAAGAAAACGAGGAAAGAAAAACTCCACTAGTTTCATGCATACAAAGAAGCAACTAccaagaaaaatgaaacaacCTGCAAACAGTAAAACACTTGACACGACactcattttaattaattaattaattactagaTTTCAGGGTAGAGAATAGTGTTCcttttatctattaatttaaagtaattCAGAGTATATGGGTAGAATCGTTTATAGCCGGTGAGATACTGTGAAGAAGAGTAGTTACATATTCGAGGAAAACTTAGTTAAATTAGAAGAGATTGGAATAATTCTTTGCTCGGTTCTCAGGAGTGGATATCGGATCCCttccatttattattaatgcaTGTCCTGAATTTTGATTTGCAGCAAACTTTGTCCTTTtagtttataaaaagaaaaggaaaagcaaaattaaatatttctataCGATTCGTTACCACGTCCCCTCGTACAATGAGAATGTATTTAATGAAGAAGCCAACTTGGTCTACTTGCCCTTCTTGTCATCATAACGAGTTGAAACAAAATTTGCACAATATTAATTTCCAGTTTTCTGCAATTTTCATATGAGGTTACATGTCGTGTCATGACCACTTTTATTATACGTGGTGAAACCGTGTTAAGAGTGATGGCGTTAGCTAGAGTAGAAAAACTGAAAGAACAGAACCTTCTCACTTCAGTCTTGACCATTTCTTACAGTTTGTTTATGTAATATTCAACTGGAAGAGAGTATGGATGGAAAAGAAACTTCGTCTACCTGCCTATATATGACCATAAACTACTTCTTCACCAGGGTTGACGCAGAAAATTCACCACAACGCGGGATCCCATGAATTCACATAGAAATTAGAAGAAAATCTTGAAGTACTCTGATTGATACTTGGTTGTTTCCTGAAACCTGTTTATGTAACATCTAGCTATGTGAACTCTGGATAatatatgaagaaaaatataggACTCCATCTACTAATCTTAAGTGTCTATTTTTCCGTTAGCACAACACCGCGTTCTTGACTTGGCTTGGATTAGGAAGCTCAACTTGTGCCTCTGACGTTGATTCAGGAAGGAGactttcaaagaaaatcaatcTTGTTTTGGAACAGCtcatctatatataaataatggaTATATGGGACTTGAGATCATAGAAACTCAATCTTAAAAGACTTTGAGtgtttgaaagaaaaaaaaaaaaaaaaaaaacatattttctTGTCCTGTTACTTCTTGGGTGTTCAAATTTGTGTTTgaatttcttgttctttcttGTGGGGGTAAGCATTTTGTTTACATCTCTTCTTTCTTCAGTCTCGTAGTTTATTTCCATTTCCTGTTGTTCTTTGTTGGTATCTTAAGAATCACTTACGAAGGTACTATGGTTGCTCTGGCTTTACTTGTAGTTACTCCTATTATTAGTGAGATAGTTAAAATTACCAGTACATTGATCCGAGAAGAGTTTCTTTTAGTTTCGGATATTAAAGATGATGTGGAGAAGCTCAAAAGCAACCTAACTGCTATACAAGCCACACTGAAATATGCAGAGGAGAGGCAACTTGATGCGGAGCATTTGAGAGACTGGCTCAGTAAACTTAAAGATGCAGCCGATGATGCAGTGGACATACTGGACACTTTACGAACAGAAATGTTTCTTTGTCAGAGAAAGCATCAGCTGGGCAAAATTCTGACTCCTATTAGTCCAGGTCCAGCACATAAGATTAAGGAAATTTTGTCGAGACTGAACATAATTGCTgaagaaaaacataatttcCATCTCAACATTAATGTCAACGATGAGTTGTCACGATCCCACGAGCGTCAGCCGGTAGGTGATTTTGTGGACACAAGCAATGTTTTCGGTCGGGaggaagataaagaaaaaattattgatttgcTGCAATCAGATAATTCTGATGATGAAGGCACCCTTTCTATCATTCCCATCGTTGGGATGGGAGGACTGGGCAAAACAACTCTTGCTCAACTCATCTACAATGATGAGAGGATAGAAAAGTCTTTCGGTTTATCAAGGATGTGGGTCCCTGTATCGGTTGACTTCGACTTAACAAGGATCCTTAGAGGGATAATGGAGTCTTACTCCAAAATGCCTCTTCCTCCTGGCTTATCCTCAGACCTAGTAATGTCTCGTTTTCGAGAATTCTTGCCTGGAAAACGTTTTCTACTGGTTCTAGATGATGTCTGGAACGACAATTACATGGACTGGAGCCCGCTCCTAGAACTCTTGAAAACTGGTGAGAAGGGAAGTAAAGTTATACTTACCAGTCGAATCCAACGGATTGGAACAGTTGTAGGCACTCAGCCTCCCTATCTTTTAGGTTATTTGCCTGAAAATGAATGCTGGTCACTATTTGAAAGCATTGCATTCAAGAAGGGTGGTAGTCTATTAGACAGCgagaaaaaagaattggaAGATATAGGCAAGGAAATCGTTACCAAGTGCAAAGGTTTGCCTTTGGCAATAACAGCAATGGGGGGTATTCTGCGTGGTAACACCCATGCAAACAAATGGAGAAGAATTTTGAGAAGCAACATGTGGGCAGAAGACCACAAGATTCTGCCAGCTTTAAAACTGAGTTATTACGACCTGCCATCTCATCTTAAGCAATGTTTTGCGTTCTGTTCCATATTTCCAAAGGCCTATGCTTTTGATAAGAAAGAGTTGGTCAAACTTTGGATGGCTCAATCTTTTATTCAACTCGAAGAACAAACTAGCGAAGAGGAGATTGGAGCTGAATATTTTGATGAGTTGCTTATGAGGTCCTTCTTCCAACTACTGAATGTCGACAATAGGGTGCGGTACAGAATGCATGATCTTATCCATGACTTGGCAGATTCGATTTCAGGTTCCCAATGCTGCCAAGTGAAAGATAACATGTCAAGCTTCCAGCCTGAACAATGTCAAAATTGGCGCCATGTGTCCTTGCTTTGCCAAAATGTTGAAGCGCAAAGCATGGAGATAGCTCATAATTCGAAGAAGCTGCGCACACTTCTGTTGCCTCGTGAGCACCTGAAGAATTTTGGTCAGGCCCTTGATCAGTTGTTTCATTCATTGAGATACATCCGTGCCTTGGATTTGAGTTCAAGCACGCTTCTTGAATTGCCAGGCTCCATTAAAGAATGCAAGCTGTTGCGCTACCTTGACCTTTCCCAGACGGAAATCAGAGTACTTCCCGACTCGATATGCAGCTTGTACAATTTACAAACTCTGAAACTCTTGGGGTGTCATTCGCTTTCTGAACTCCCCAAAGATCTTGGCAACTTGGTTAATCTGTGTCATCTCGAGATGGATGATATGTTCTGGTTCAAATGCACTACTTTGCCACCAAATATTGGGAACTTGTCAGTGCTGCACAATCTTCACAAATTTATTGTTGGCTGCCAGAATGGATACAAAATCAGAGAACTGCAGAGGATGGCATTCCTCACAGGAACATTGCACATCTCAAACCTTGAAAATGCAGTATATGCAATAGAGGCTGAACTAAAAGAGAAGGAGAGGCTTCACAAGTTGGTCCTTGAGTGGACTAGCAGAGAAGTTAATTCACAAAATGAAGCACCAGATGAGAATGTGCTTGAAGATCTTCAACCTCACTCAACTCTCAAGGAGCTTGCAATTTCTTACTATCTGGGCACTAGGTTTCCACCTTGGATGACTGATGGGCGACTGCGAAATCTGGCCACTATTTCCTTGAATCATTGCACAAGATGTAGAGTTCTCTCCTTTGATCAGCTACCCAACCTTAGAGCTCTCTATATTAAAGGGATGCAGGAGTTGGATGTATTGAAATGCCCCTCCCTGTTCCGTCTAAAGATTAGTAAGTGCCCCAAATTGAGTGAGTTAAATGATTTCTTGCCCTACCTGACGGTTTTGAAGATCAAAAGATGTGATTCACTTAAGTCTCTTCCTGTGGCCCCATCTTTAATGTTTCTGATACTTGTTGACAATGTTGTTCTGGAGGACTGGAGCGAAGCAGTAGGGCCATTTATTTCTAGAAATAATCAAGGTGAGCATGTAATAGGACTTCGTCCTTCTTTTACAGAACTTTTGGAGATGAAAGTTCAAAACTGCCCCAAGCTGCCAGCACTCCCACAAGTCTTTTTTCCACAGAAACTGGAGATCAGTGGATGCGAACTGTTCACTACCCTCCCAATCCCAATGTTTGCTCAGCGTCTTCAGCATTTAGCACTAGGTGGAAGCAATAATGGAACATTACTGAGGGCAATACCTGCTTCCAGCTCTCTATACTCCCTGGTCATTTCCAACATTGCGAACATAGTTTCTTTGCCGAAATTGCCTCACCTTCCTGGGCTCAAGGCTATGCACATCCACAATTGTCAAGATCTCGAGTCTTTATCTGAAGAAGAGGAAGCACTTCGAAGCTTCACATCTCTGAGATTATTATCCATTCAAGGCTGTCAAAAGCTTGTGACATTGCCAAATGAAGGACTACCAACTCACCTGGAGTGTTTGAGTATCAGCTCATGCAACAATTTGCAGTCTCTAGGCAACAAGGAGAGTCTGAAGAGCCTCACCTCACTCAAAGACCTTTACATTGAGGATTGTCCCCTGCTCCATTCCTTTCCTGAGGATGGCCTTCCTACTTCTTTGCAACATTTGTACATTCAAAAATGTCCTAAACTGACTGAGAGATGCAAAAAGGAAGCAGGACCAGAATGGCCGAAGATCGAGAACATCCTTGACTTGGAAATTGATTTCCCAGAAGCATCTCCAGTCCCACCattgcaaaagaagaaaccTTGGTATCATTACTTGCTCTGTGGGAAAGGTTAGTGCAACTTTCTTCCATTCTTTTAATCCTTCATTGGCACATGCATATTTTGAAGTTCAATTTCCAACCTGGCATTGAAGAATTATGTTAAAAGTGAACGAAAATTTTCAATAGAAACTAATTTTCAATATCGTTTAATTTTCAGGGATAAATTCTAAAACAAATATGGAGCTGGGAGAATCATCTACTTCACTAGAAAATAGTGAGTGCCCAACAATATTTTAGGATGAAATGAGTTTATATCCATACgatcttattaaaatttacacGTTTATCAGCTTTTGCCAATCcatacaagaaaaataaacattcCAGATTTCACATAACCAAAACCTGATGAGATAGATGCATGGATGCTAATTAAGAACATAcgagaaaattaaaatcttaaaattattttgatgcAGTAGAGTAGCTTTCAGCATtgaaataacattaaattGCTTAAATCAGGTCACTGAAGTCGCATGGATAAGGATCTAATGCAGAAACTATATGCAGCAACAACGATCAAGCAACTTATGCCGATGACTCTGGCTTGGAAGTTGAAACCATAACCATACACGGGTGTGTTTATACTGCAGCCTGTTGCTCCTCCTAGCAAGCTCCTTGTTGCCTTgtaatttatgttttcttagacGCCACAGGGGTTTGCTTGTGtttgtgttctttattatctttttgttttgctCTGATGTTCTGTTACTGTTTTTGCCCAACTGGATTTCTTGTATTTCTGATCTTTCTGCTTGTAATTCTTCATTATTAAAAGGAGCTTGAAATTTTGGTGTTTGATcctattgtttttttttaaaaaaattttccCAAGCATTTTAAGtttcttcaaaagaaaaa
Coding sequences within:
- the LOC8282039 gene encoding protein PHLOEM PROTEIN 2-LIKE A1 → MILKKEDDSRVFLENKRKMKWVDRKSGHDCFMLFPRSLYITWGGHEYWSWNCFKETGEENIEVAKLSHVCWLDVRGKFNMADLSPGTAYEVIYVVKLTKGASGWELPITLKLSLPNGEVRERQVVLLQKPVGQWIELNVGNFLTKKGDKGEVCFDVFEHGGHWKNGLIVKGAILRPKY
- the LOC8282038 gene encoding putative disease resistance protein RGA3, whose translation is MVALALLVVTPIISEIVKITSTLIREEFLLVSDIKDDVEKLKSNLTAIQATLKYAEERQLDAEHLRDWLSKLKDAADDAVDILDTLRTEMFLCQRKHQLGKILTPISPGPAHKIKEILSRLNIIAEEKHNFHLNINVNDELSRSHERQPVGDFVDTSNVFGREEDKEKIIDLLQSDNSDDEGTLSIIPIVGMGGLGKTTLAQLIYNDERIEKSFGLSRMWVPVSVDFDLTRILRGIMESYSKMPLPPGLSSDLVMSRFREFLPGKRFLLVLDDVWNDNYMDWSPLLELLKTGEKGSKVILTSRIQRIGTVVGTQPPYLLGYLPENECWSLFESIAFKKGGSLLDSEKKELEDIGKEIVTKCKGLPLAITAMGGILRGNTHANKWRRILRSNMWAEDHKILPALKLSYYDLPSHLKQCFAFCSIFPKAYAFDKKELVKLWMAQSFIQLEEQTSEEEIGAEYFDELLMRSFFQLLNVDNRVRYRMHDLIHDLADSISGSQCCQVKDNMSSFQPEQCQNWRHVSLLCQNVEAQSMEIAHNSKKLRTLLLPREHLKNFGQALDQLFHSLRYIRALDLSSSTLLELPGSIKECKLLRYLDLSQTEIRVLPDSICSLYNLQTLKLLGCHSLSELPKDLGNLVNLCHLEMDDMFWFKCTTLPPNIGNLSVLHNLHKFIVGCQNGYKIRELQRMAFLTGTLHISNLENAVYAIEAELKEKERLHKLVLEWTSREVNSQNEAPDENVLEDLQPHSTLKELAISYYLGTRFPPWMTDGRLRNLATISLNHCTRCRVLSFDQLPNLRALYIKGMQELDVLKCPSLFRLKISKCPKLSELNDFLPYLTVLKIKRCDSLKSLPVAPSLMFLILVDNVVLEDWSEAVGPFISRNNQGEHVIGLRPSFTELLEMKVQNCPKLPALPQVFFPQKLEISGCELFTTLPIPMFAQRLQHLALGGSNNGTLLRAIPASSSLYSLVISNIANIVSLPKLPHLPGLKAMHIHNCQDLESLSEEEEALRSFTSLRLLSIQGCQKLVTLPNEGLPTHLECLSISSCNNLQSLGNKESLKSLTSLKDLYIEDCPLLHSFPEDGLPTSLQHLYIQKCPKLTERCKKEAGPEWPKIENILDLEIDFPEASPVPPLQKKKPWYHYLLCGKGINSKTNMELGESSTSLENSH